One part of the Sporosarcina ureae genome encodes these proteins:
- a CDS encoding sensor histidine kinase, which yields MWRCVENEGNHWSHHSIDVNIQRNRRGLFLFFIDVTLVEYQYLLFNMEAADMPLIAWLFSTIFIISLVIAGWIGQNGRTKENIIIGKLQDLYAKQEFTKSNKVKRKTNRSIEQLYEVLEAQRNSLRRITDERVETQDKLIQERIIQERQRLARELHDSVSQQLFAASMLLSALAEQAEEGPIHKPLLQVEKMVQQAQLEMRALLLHLRPAALHNQTLAKGLEELLSELQQKVTFDITHRLEDIELSKGAEDHLFRIAQETLSNTLRHAKATEVEILLIERDGLAILRVQDNGVGFKQDDGKGGSYGLQNVKERAIEIGGSCKIVSVPSQGTIVEVKLPILKGELADDSSAVGG from the coding sequence ATGTGGAGGTGCGTAGAAAATGAAGGCAATCATTGGTCGCACCATTCTATTGACGTTAACATTCAGCGCAATCGTCGCGGTCTTTTTCTATTTTTCATTGATGTCACACTCGTAGAATATCAGTATTTGTTGTTCAATATGGAAGCTGCGGATATGCCCCTCATAGCTTGGTTATTTTCGACGATTTTCATTATTAGCTTGGTAATTGCGGGTTGGATTGGCCAGAATGGCAGAACAAAAGAGAATATTATCATCGGGAAATTACAGGATCTTTACGCAAAGCAGGAATTTACGAAGTCGAATAAAGTGAAGAGGAAGACTAACCGCTCGATTGAACAACTATACGAGGTACTAGAAGCGCAGCGAAATAGTTTGCGCCGTATTACGGATGAACGAGTAGAGACGCAAGACAAACTCATTCAGGAACGTATAATACAAGAGCGCCAGCGATTAGCAAGGGAGTTGCATGACTCAGTGTCCCAGCAATTGTTCGCGGCTTCGATGCTATTGTCGGCACTTGCGGAACAGGCAGAAGAAGGTCCGATTCACAAGCCGTTATTGCAAGTGGAGAAAATGGTTCAGCAAGCACAACTGGAAATGCGTGCGTTGCTTCTTCATTTACGTCCGGCTGCTCTGCATAATCAGACGCTTGCGAAAGGTCTGGAAGAATTATTAAGTGAATTACAGCAAAAAGTGACGTTTGATATTACACATCGTTTAGAGGATATCGAGTTGTCTAAAGGCGCGGAAGATCATTTATTCCGGATTGCTCAGGAAACGTTATCGAATACGCTTCGTCACGCAAAAGCGACAGAAGTGGAGATTTTATTAATCGAACGAGATGGGCTGGCGATTTTACGCGTGCAGGATAATGGCGTCGGATTTAAGCAAGATGACGGCAAAGGCGGTTCGTACGGTTTGCAGAACGTAAAAGAGCGTGCGATTGAGATTGGCGGTAGTTGTAAGATTGTCTCGGTACCATCTCAAGGGACGATTGTGGAAGTGAAGTTACCGATTTTGAAAGGGGAGCTGGCGGATGATTCGAGTGCTGTTGGTGGATGA
- a CDS encoding response regulator: protein MIRVLLVDDHEMVRIGVSTYLQMQPDIEVIAEAENGQIGVVKALDLRPDIILMDMVMPVMNGAEATAAIIEKWPEAKVIIVTSFLDDDKLYPALEAGAVSYILKTSNAKRVADAIRDTVQGQTVLEPEVTSKMMTKMRGGQTHALHEDLTDRELEVLLLLAKGKSNQEIADELFIALKTVKTHVSNLLSKLEVQDRTQAVIYAFQNKLTN, encoded by the coding sequence ATGATTCGAGTGCTGTTGGTGGATGATCATGAAATGGTGCGCATTGGCGTATCGACGTATTTGCAAATGCAACCGGATATCGAAGTGATTGCGGAAGCAGAGAATGGCCAGATCGGAGTAGTGAAAGCGCTGGATTTGCGACCGGATATTATTTTAATGGACATGGTTATGCCAGTCATGAACGGTGCTGAAGCGACGGCTGCGATTATCGAGAAATGGCCAGAAGCGAAAGTGATTATTGTCACCAGTTTCCTTGATGATGATAAATTATATCCTGCACTTGAAGCGGGAGCTGTCAGTTATATTTTGAAGACGTCTAATGCGAAACGTGTGGCAGATGCTATTCGAGATACAGTGCAAGGACAAACGGTGCTTGAGCCTGAAGTGACATCGAAAATGATGACGAAGATGCGCGGTGGTCAAACACATGCCTTGCATGAAGATTTAACCGACCGCGAGCTGGAAGTGTTGTTATTATTAGCTAAGGGCAAATCCAATCAGGAAATAGCGGATGAACTGTTCATCGCGTTAAAAACTGTGAAGACCCATGTCAGTAATCTATTATCCAAATTGGAAGTTCAAGACCGCACACAGGCGGTTATTTATGCGTTTCAAAATAAATTAACGAATTGA
- a CDS encoding undecaprenyl-diphosphate phosphatase: protein MELFDLIKALILGFVEGMTEFAPVSSTGHLIIVDDMWLKTEEFLGKYPAITFKIVIQLGSILAVVVVFWKRLFSLVGLYKVDSNVKMSERFNLLHVIVGMLPAVIFGFAFKDLIDDYLFGVETVIFALVAGAFLMIAADKFGPKNPSVVSLDQITYRQAFTVGLVQCLSLWPGFSRSGATISGGVLFGMNHRTAADFTFIMAVPIMMGASLVSVLKNWEYMSMDDIGFYVVGFLSAFVFALISIRFFLKLISKVKLMPFAIYRIVLAVILAAIVFL from the coding sequence ATGGAATTATTTGATTTAATTAAAGCGTTGATTTTAGGGTTCGTAGAAGGAATGACTGAATTCGCACCCGTATCTTCAACAGGTCATTTGATTATTGTTGATGATATGTGGCTGAAGACGGAAGAGTTCTTAGGAAAGTATCCTGCCATTACATTTAAGATTGTGATTCAGCTCGGATCCATACTAGCTGTAGTCGTTGTATTTTGGAAACGGTTATTTAGTTTAGTCGGTTTGTATAAAGTAGATAGCAATGTCAAGATGAGTGAGCGTTTCAATTTGCTTCACGTTATCGTAGGCATGTTGCCGGCTGTCATTTTCGGTTTTGCGTTTAAGGACTTGATCGATGATTATTTATTCGGCGTGGAAACAGTTATTTTTGCGCTAGTCGCCGGTGCATTTTTGATGATTGCAGCGGATAAGTTTGGACCGAAAAATCCAAGTGTGGTGTCATTGGATCAGATTACATACAGACAGGCATTCACAGTTGGGCTTGTTCAGTGTTTGTCGTTGTGGCCAGGATTTTCCCGTTCGGGAGCGACGATTTCCGGCGGTGTGTTGTTCGGGATGAATCATCGGACAGCAGCTGATTTCACGTTTATCATGGCGGTTCCGATCATGATGGGCGCGAGTCTTGTGTCGGTGTTGAAGAACTGGGAGTATATGTCGATGGATGACATTGGTTTTTACGTGGTTGGTTTCTTGAGTGCGTTTGTGTTCGCACTGATTTCAATCCGTTTCTTCCTGAAATTGATTTCGAAAGTCAAGTTGATGCCGTTTGCGATTTATCGTATCGTGCTAGCAGTGATTTTGGCTGCAATTGTGTTTTTATAA
- a CDS encoding MBL fold metallo-hydrolase, with amino-acid sequence MNIIPLGIWGGYPKASSATSSFLIEHEGFHCLFDCGSGVLSSLQNYIELDQLDAVVISHYHADHIADIGSLQYSRLIQYYLGQPSPPLPIYSHARNRKEFAKLTYKEQTQGIEIRENESVQIGPFTVTFCPTIHPVYCLAMKFTVDDKSVVFTADTEWSDKLVPFAQHADILFCEANLYEEHLGKSPGHMAGSQAGALAQQAEVGQLILTHLPHHGDINEILNEAGKTFSGSAEIAEVGKKYTML; translated from the coding sequence ATGAACATCATCCCATTAGGTATCTGGGGCGGCTATCCAAAAGCAAGTAGCGCCACCTCTTCATTTCTCATTGAACACGAAGGATTCCATTGCCTTTTCGACTGCGGCAGCGGCGTACTATCTTCCTTGCAAAATTACATCGAACTCGACCAACTCGATGCAGTGGTCATCAGCCATTACCACGCGGATCACATCGCAGACATAGGAAGCCTGCAATATAGCCGATTGATTCAATACTACTTAGGACAACCTTCCCCACCACTACCGATTTATAGTCATGCGCGGAATAGGAAAGAATTTGCGAAGTTAACGTATAAAGAACAAACGCAAGGTATCGAAATTCGGGAAAATGAATCCGTTCAAATTGGTCCATTTACGGTTACGTTTTGTCCGACAATCCATCCGGTCTACTGCCTCGCAATGAAGTTCACAGTGGATGACAAGTCAGTAGTTTTCACGGCAGATACGGAATGGTCGGACAAGCTCGTGCCTTTCGCACAACACGCGGACATTCTATTCTGCGAAGCTAACCTGTACGAAGAGCATCTAGGTAAGTCACCGGGTCACATGGCAGGTAGTCAAGCAGGCGCACTGGCGCAGCAAGCCGAAGTAGGGCAGCTCATCCTCACCCACTTGCCGCATCATGGTGATATCAATGAGATATTGAATGAAGCAGGAAAAACGTTTAGTGGTTCAGCGGAGATTGCGGAAGTTGGGAAGAAGTATACAATGCTTTAA
- a CDS encoding class I SAM-dependent rRNA methyltransferase, protein MSKLVEIQLNAQGTVALKKGYPLVLKDAVMSSEIQAKEGSLIRLTDRYHKYLATGYYGIQNKGIGWVLTSNEREEIDFDFFDQKMATAFERREVYAEDPDTTAYRLFNGEGDGIGGLTIDFFDGYYMVSWYSEGIYAFRHHVYNVLDKRGDYKAVYEKKRFDSKGQYVEQDDFVKGTPGDFPIIVKENGMNFAIDLNDGAMTGVFLDQRDVRETIRDNYSQGREVLNTFSYTGAFSVAALLGGAKKTTNVDLAKRSVAKTIEQFSVNGIDYEQQDIKVMDVFDYFRYAKRHDMKFGLVVLDPPSFARSKKYTFSTAKDYPMLMKEAIAVTEKNGYIVASTNNASFSMKKFKGFIEQAFKEMDMRYKVVEESSLPRDFRTPRDYPEFNYLKVVIVQKLR, encoded by the coding sequence ATGAGTAAATTAGTTGAAATACAGTTGAATGCACAGGGCACGGTGGCTTTGAAGAAGGGGTATCCGTTGGTTTTGAAGGATGCTGTGATGAGTAGTGAGATTCAGGCGAAGGAAGGTAGTTTGATTCGTCTGACGGATCGGTATCATAAGTATTTGGCTACGGGGTATTATGGAATTCAAAATAAAGGAATCGGCTGGGTGCTGACTTCGAATGAAAGAGAAGAGATCGATTTTGATTTCTTTGATCAAAAAATGGCAACGGCTTTTGAACGACGTGAGGTATACGCGGAAGATCCGGATACGACGGCTTATCGTTTGTTCAATGGAGAAGGCGATGGAATTGGTGGTTTGACGATTGATTTCTTCGACGGTTATTACATGGTCAGCTGGTATAGTGAAGGTATTTATGCGTTCCGTCACCACGTCTATAATGTGTTGGACAAGCGTGGCGATTATAAAGCAGTCTATGAGAAGAAGCGCTTTGATTCGAAGGGGCAGTATGTCGAGCAGGATGATTTTGTCAAAGGAACGCCTGGAGATTTTCCGATTATCGTCAAGGAGAATGGCATGAACTTTGCGATTGATTTGAACGATGGCGCGATGACAGGTGTGTTCTTGGATCAGCGTGATGTTCGTGAGACGATTCGCGATAATTACTCGCAAGGTCGCGAAGTATTAAATACATTTTCTTATACAGGCGCGTTTTCCGTGGCGGCTCTACTAGGTGGTGCGAAGAAAACGACGAATGTCGATTTGGCGAAGCGCAGTGTCGCGAAGACAATTGAACAGTTCAGCGTCAATGGTATTGACTATGAGCAGCAAGATATCAAAGTGATGGATGTCTTTGATTATTTCCGTTATGCGAAGCGTCATGACATGAAATTTGGACTTGTTGTGCTGGATCCACCAAGCTTTGCACGTTCGAAGAAATATACATTTAGTACAGCGAAGGATTATCCTATGCTAATGAAAGAAGCGATCGCGGTTACAGAGAAGAATGGTTATATCGTAGCTTCTACGAATAACGCAAGCTTCAGTATGAAGAAGTTCAAAGGATTCATTGAGCAAGCATTTAAAGAGATGGATATGCGCTATAAAGTAGTGGAAGAGTCTTCGTTACCAAGAGATTTCCGCACACCGAGGGACTATCCTGAATTTAATTATTTAAAAGTAGTTATTGTGCAGAAATTACGTTAA